In a single window of the Leptospira sanjuanensis genome:
- a CDS encoding CatB-related O-acetyltransferase, with translation MQDVNSNSYGPDPSTPHPFPQFSRIGFLKNFIRSPWIEVGDYTYYDDPDGAEHFETKNVLYHYDFRGDKLMIGKFCAIATGVKFIMNGANHKMDAFSTYPFAIFGNGWEKVMPRPEDFPDKGNTIVGNDVWIGTNAVILPGIKIGNGAIIGAYSVVARDVPDYAIVGGNSARVIRERFPQDVKEKLLKLQWWNWPPERITASLEFLTNLDFEKLEEFA, from the coding sequence ATGCAAGATGTAAATTCGAATTCATACGGACCCGATCCGTCCACGCCGCATCCGTTTCCTCAATTTTCGAGAATCGGATTCTTAAAAAACTTCATTCGATCTCCTTGGATCGAAGTGGGAGATTATACCTATTACGACGATCCCGATGGGGCCGAACATTTTGAAACGAAGAATGTTCTGTATCATTACGACTTTCGAGGCGATAAACTCATGATCGGAAAGTTTTGTGCGATCGCGACCGGCGTGAAGTTCATCATGAACGGGGCTAATCACAAGATGGATGCGTTCTCTACTTATCCGTTTGCGATTTTCGGAAATGGATGGGAAAAGGTCATGCCCCGACCGGAAGACTTTCCGGATAAAGGAAACACGATCGTCGGCAACGACGTTTGGATCGGAACCAACGCGGTGATTCTTCCCGGCATAAAAATCGGGAATGGCGCGATCATCGGTGCGTATTCGGTCGTGGCGCGAGACGTTCCGGATTATGCGATCGTCGGCGGAAACTCCGCTCGGGTGATTCGAGAACGATTTCCTCAGGACGTTAAAGAGAAACTCTTAAAGTTGCAGTGGTGGAATTGGCCTCCGGAAAGGATCACGGCTTCCTTGGAGTTCTTGACGAATCTCGATTTCGAAAAATTGGAAGAATTCGCTTAA
- a CDS encoding TetR/AcrR family transcriptional regulator: MKLEGDTKEKIVTLARHYFQSVGFQSFSFQNIADDLGIRKASIHYHYPSKEELGLEVLEVYYKNFEEYTQTLKERPPRVRLFGLFKLYEGYTGENGKICPFGVVGTEYHVLSPAIREKTLVLHNQHRDFLIQTLHDGMKEGSFILPLNVKETADLFMSAIQGSMQISRIRKDKEYFPKMIKNLKSMIQIKEHKNAGF, from the coding sequence ATGAAACTCGAAGGGGATACAAAAGAAAAGATCGTAACTCTTGCCAGGCATTATTTTCAAAGTGTAGGTTTCCAATCGTTCAGTTTTCAGAATATCGCGGACGATTTGGGAATCCGAAAGGCGAGCATTCATTATCACTATCCTTCCAAGGAAGAATTGGGTTTGGAGGTTCTCGAAGTATATTATAAAAACTTTGAGGAGTATACTCAAACCCTGAAGGAGAGACCTCCGCGCGTCCGGTTGTTCGGTCTTTTCAAACTTTACGAAGGGTATACGGGAGAAAACGGAAAGATCTGTCCGTTCGGGGTCGTCGGTACGGAATATCACGTTCTTTCACCCGCGATCCGGGAAAAAACTCTCGTTCTACACAATCAACATCGCGATTTTCTAATACAGACGTTGCACGACGGAATGAAGGAAGGTTCTTTCATTCTTCCCTTAAACGTTAAGGAAACCGCGGATCTGTTTATGTCTGCGATTCAGGGTTCTATGCAGATCTCTAGAATCCGCAAGGACAAGGAATATTTTCCGAAGATGATCAAAAATCTTAAATCGATGATACAAATCAAGGAGCATAAAAATGCCGGTTTCTGA
- a CDS encoding PaaI family thioesterase — MPVSESTTKAWEDMNKMADKMAKEYGLSLELPPKSFQEMKAEFVEFEGAKRIVVKIPYDDRFMNPIGIFQGGMLCTAIDNTFGPLSYLAAKRPCVTTDLSTQFFRSFFPKDEYVLIEAKVVSKSPAMMTMQAEVRNPKNKLIAIATSSVLILQESMLKRMTSKQEQED; from the coding sequence ATGCCGGTTTCTGAATCCACAACTAAAGCATGGGAAGATATGAATAAGATGGCCGATAAAATGGCCAAAGAATACGGACTGAGTCTCGAACTTCCTCCGAAATCCTTTCAAGAGATGAAGGCCGAGTTCGTTGAATTTGAGGGAGCAAAAAGGATTGTGGTTAAGATTCCGTACGACGATCGTTTTATGAACCCGATCGGGATCTTTCAAGGAGGGATGTTGTGTACCGCGATCGATAATACGTTCGGCCCACTTTCCTATCTCGCCGCAAAAAGACCTTGCGTGACTACGGACTTGTCGACTCAGTTTTTTCGATCTTTTTTTCCGAAAGACGAATACGTTTTGATCGAAGCGAAAGTCGTTTCCAAATCTCCCGCGATGATGACGATGCAGGCGGAAGTCAGAAACCCGAAAAACAAACTGATTGCGATCGCGACTTCGAGCGTTTTGATTCTTCAGGAATCCATGCTTAAAAGAATGACGAGCAAACAGGAACAGGAAGATTAG
- the map gene encoding type I methionyl aminopeptidase, with protein MSIETEKDLIGLKKIGKIVGLVLKEMKSFAKSGMSTKELDEFGLKLLKQYGARSAPAITYNFPGATCISVNREIAHGVPSSKKILKDGDLINIDVSAELDGYFGDNGSSFLLGQGHPVLNSLVDCSRTSLYKGLSAAKTGNKISDIGRAIHEEAKSYGFTVIKNLMGHGTGSSLHEAPKYIPCYEDKRYSQQLKSGMVLAIETFISTKSEIALETSDGWTLVTRDGSYVAQQEHTIVVTDDKPILLTASNGV; from the coding sequence ATGTCTATCGAAACGGAAAAAGATCTGATCGGACTCAAAAAAATCGGCAAAATCGTCGGACTCGTTCTGAAAGAAATGAAATCCTTTGCCAAGTCCGGAATGTCCACGAAAGAACTGGATGAATTCGGACTAAAACTTTTGAAACAATATGGCGCTCGATCCGCCCCCGCGATTACATACAACTTTCCCGGTGCGACTTGCATCAGCGTGAACCGCGAGATCGCGCACGGAGTTCCGTCCTCCAAAAAAATCCTGAAAGACGGGGATCTCATCAACATCGATGTTTCGGCCGAGTTAGACGGTTATTTCGGCGACAACGGAAGTTCCTTCCTTTTAGGACAAGGTCATCCCGTTTTAAATTCATTAGTCGATTGTTCCCGAACCTCGCTTTACAAGGGTTTGTCGGCCGCAAAGACCGGAAATAAAATCAGCGATATCGGAAGAGCAATCCACGAAGAAGCGAAGTCTTACGGATTCACAGTCATCAAAAATCTCATGGGACATGGAACCGGTTCGAGCCTGCATGAAGCCCCGAAATACATTCCTTGTTACGAGGACAAACGTTATTCTCAACAATTAAAATCCGGCATGGTCCTTGCGATCGAGACGTTCATTTCAACCAAATCCGAAATCGCTTTGGAGACTTCGGACGGTTGGACGCTGGTCACTCGCGACGGAAGCTACGTCGCGCAACAGGAACATACGATCGTCGTTACGGACGACAAGCCGATTCTTTTAACGGCGAGTAACGGAGTTTAA
- a CDS encoding 7TM diverse intracellular signaling domain-containing protein, with product MSLRLTKFRTVRGNRILVFAGLFLCFVLPKTAHTTPNVEACAFDRLEIAFDSASVKEIPKEPNRNLEYSSKQDSFLKLGFIKESVWLRFSIKEHPRSRCFIRIPQVTLDSAVLFSKSSVQISGDRFQYSDRSIDDYYPVFHLEPSEVRNGNDEYYLWIKTSSIINFPILLESGLEYQKGNYYRNLLILFTLVLSLFITLLTGFIYRQTLDPIYLSIVGFLVFVSLEGWACYANGYKYLWPNAPEFQNIAPPLFAFLALACSTYFMVQFLSPSSLHKIFRSLLSVVSIAIVFVAVFTSFIADRPFVVKTFSWTFLGVSFLIVLSTLSVIRSFGPARKIALCMIPIAGSVLISVLYYLDFIQYHEYLVHAYVLSLPSIYVVVMVSIVDREKFVRRKNLSRAYDIQQMQEKLKSPPRTLERELPNKTPSIQFSLDHLLKVERIFKNPELSKEDLASILKITPQDLENYVQDVSKAQSFEIYVNQFRVEEAKHLLKTRTDLKQSEIAHRAGFVSGREMEKSFKTLTGMTPSEYKLMLFPESI from the coding sequence ATGTCTCTTCGCTTAACAAAATTTAGAACCGTAAGGGGGAATCGCATTCTCGTATTCGCCGGGTTGTTCCTTTGTTTCGTTCTTCCGAAAACGGCGCATACGACGCCTAACGTAGAAGCTTGCGCGTTCGATCGCCTGGAAATCGCATTCGATTCCGCATCCGTAAAGGAAATTCCGAAAGAACCCAATCGAAATCTTGAATATTCCTCGAAACAGGATTCCTTTTTGAAATTGGGTTTTATCAAGGAATCCGTTTGGCTTCGGTTTAGCATAAAGGAACATCCTAGATCGAGATGTTTTATCCGGATTCCTCAAGTAACGCTGGACTCGGCGGTTTTGTTTTCCAAATCTTCGGTTCAGATTTCAGGGGATAGATTTCAATATTCTGACAGATCAATCGACGATTATTATCCAGTGTTCCATCTCGAACCTTCGGAAGTTCGAAACGGAAACGACGAATACTACCTTTGGATCAAAACTTCTTCCATCATCAACTTTCCGATTCTACTCGAATCGGGTTTGGAATACCAAAAAGGAAACTATTATAGAAATCTTTTGATTCTGTTCACGTTGGTGCTAAGTTTGTTCATCACTCTTCTCACGGGGTTTATCTATCGACAAACCTTGGATCCGATTTATTTGAGCATCGTCGGATTTTTGGTTTTCGTTTCCTTGGAAGGTTGGGCGTGTTATGCGAACGGATATAAATATCTCTGGCCGAACGCCCCCGAATTTCAAAACATCGCTCCTCCTCTTTTCGCATTTTTAGCTCTTGCTTGTTCGACTTACTTTATGGTTCAGTTTTTATCCCCTTCTTCGCTTCATAAAATCTTTCGTTCGCTATTATCGGTAGTGTCGATCGCGATCGTTTTCGTCGCCGTGTTCACCTCCTTTATCGCGGATCGACCTTTTGTGGTGAAAACGTTCTCTTGGACCTTCCTTGGCGTTTCATTTTTGATCGTACTTTCGACTCTGAGCGTCATCCGCAGTTTCGGGCCCGCTAGAAAGATCGCGCTTTGTATGATTCCGATCGCCGGAAGCGTGTTGATTTCCGTTTTGTATTATTTGGACTTTATTCAATATCATGAATATTTGGTTCATGCTTATGTGCTGTCGCTTCCTTCCATTTATGTAGTCGTCATGGTCAGCATCGTAGACCGGGAAAAATTCGTACGAAGAAAAAATCTCAGTCGGGCGTATGACATCCAGCAGATGCAGGAGAAACTTAAATCTCCTCCCCGCACATTAGAACGGGAACTTCCGAACAAAACCCCCTCGATCCAATTCAGCTTGGATCATCTTTTGAAAGTGGAAAGAATCTTCAAGAATCCCGAATTGAGCAAGGAAGACCTCGCGAGCATCCTCAAGATCACTCCTCAAGATTTGGAAAATTATGTTCAGGATGTTTCGAAAGCGCAATCGTTCGAAATTTATGTCAATCAATTCAGAGTAGAAGAAGCGAAACATCTCTTGAAAACCAGAACGGATCTAAAACAATCGGAAATCGCGCACAGGGCGGGCTTTGTTTCGGGAAGAGAAATGGAAAAATCGTTTAAAACTTTGACTGGAATGACTCCCTCCGAATATAAACTGATGCTATTCCCCGAATCCATCTAA
- a CDS encoding MltA domain-containing protein: MRFRSIVILFLAVQSYSFSAKGLEESGFIGVREIPSLYHHDDLQSLHRALKESESYYERLPSDWKIEFRKTSYDKKEMLKSIGQLKRIFQRKNRKQRNKELQESFEFLETADLQNGKITGYYEVIIDGRLAPEGEFLYPILVTPSDLIVKKEANGKRIGKIVNGDFVPYDSRAELSDSSVWKSKSKAIAFVKITDLHLAQLEGSAVVRIRQRNPFRITYASDNGKEYRSPAESLQGICKSLIPSDLKDCIQEYPKEVKDAILQNPRYVFFKRESSAPRGSGGIELIPKRSVAMDPNIPLGIPALLTFDSPLLAESNRIVFVHDRGSKITGHGRLDYFLGTGQRAEEQAGRIQTQGRILLMLPKK; the protein is encoded by the coding sequence ATGCGGTTCCGTTCGATCGTAATCCTTTTTCTCGCCGTTCAATCGTATTCTTTTTCCGCAAAAGGTTTGGAAGAATCCGGTTTTATCGGCGTAAGGGAAATTCCTTCGTTGTATCATCACGATGATCTACAATCACTTCATCGAGCCTTAAAAGAATCCGAATCGTATTACGAACGTCTTCCTTCCGATTGGAAGATCGAATTTCGCAAAACCTCTTACGATAAAAAGGAAATGCTGAAGTCCATCGGACAATTAAAAAGAATTTTCCAAAGGAAAAATCGAAAGCAAAGAAATAAGGAACTTCAAGAATCCTTCGAGTTTCTGGAAACCGCCGATCTCCAAAACGGAAAGATCACCGGATATTACGAAGTCATAATAGACGGAAGACTTGCGCCCGAAGGAGAATTTCTGTACCCGATCCTGGTAACTCCTTCCGACTTGATCGTTAAAAAGGAGGCAAATGGAAAACGAATCGGTAAAATCGTAAACGGAGACTTCGTCCCTTACGACTCCAGAGCGGAATTATCCGATTCTTCCGTTTGGAAAAGCAAATCGAAGGCCATCGCATTCGTGAAGATCACCGATCTTCATCTCGCACAACTCGAAGGTTCCGCCGTGGTTCGAATCCGCCAACGTAATCCGTTTCGCATAACGTATGCCTCGGATAACGGAAAGGAATATCGAAGTCCGGCCGAATCCTTGCAAGGAATCTGCAAAAGTCTGATCCCTTCGGATCTCAAGGATTGTATACAAGAATATCCTAAAGAAGTAAAGGACGCAATCCTCCAAAATCCGAGATATGTTTTTTTTAAACGGGAATCGTCCGCGCCGAGAGGAAGCGGAGGAATCGAATTGATTCCTAAACGATCCGTCGCTATGGACCCGAACATTCCTTTAGGAATTCCCGCTTTGCTTACGTTCGACTCTCCTTTGCTCGCGGAATCGAACCGAATCGTGTTCGTTCACGATCGAGGTTCTAAGATTACGGGGCACGGACGTTTGGATTATTTCTTAGGCACAGGGCAACGCGCGGAAGAACAAGCCGGAAGGATTCAAACCCAAGGAAGAATTCTTTTAATGCTGCCGAAGAAATAA
- the amt gene encoding ammonium transporter: MHLMFMGATEKTLTDVLWILLCSGLVLLMQGGFLILESGLTRAKNSINVAIKNIADFGIATVLFWFIGFGLMFGNSWKGIVGTSWYLPVFPPDDVWSPAFFLFQLVFCGTAATIVSGAIAERLKFVSYVISTILISGFIYPIAGHWVWAGLYQSETHGWLSVLGFRDFAGSSVVHSVGGWVALAFLLVVGPRAGRFVEGEAPRKVTGSNLPLAMLGGIILWVGWFGFNGGSTLAFDRHVPTVLLNTVLASGAAMFSGLFIGWFRKGYPDAVLPLNGSLGGLVAITACANVVNAVEAGVIGLFAGMLVSPIEDILEKLKIDDAVGAVPVHLGMGIFGTLCVGVFGNLQILNSGLTRWGQIQIQLVGIVSIGAFAFGTSYILFSIINRFFKLRVDPEEEYQGLNISEHKATTELIDLFLVMEHQKRTGDLSYDVPVEPFTEVGQIANRYNQVLGTVRNTLEENERARKELAKAYAKVQKEQERAEKLLLNVLPKPIADKLKKDSSVIAQSFNEATILFADIVGFTEIAGKFHPEKVVRILNKVFSAFDLMAEKYGLEKIKTIGDAYMVVGGLPQPRQNHTLAIAHMAWEMMDLLKRFRIREGNLKLDMRIGINTGPVVAGVIGTKKFIYDIWGDAVNVASRMESHGLSGQIQVTPSTANLISEEFSMEKREDVEIKGKGKVDTFILTERKKSPSEELFFGFRT, from the coding sequence ATGCATTTGATGTTTATGGGCGCGACTGAAAAAACACTAACGGACGTTTTGTGGATCTTACTCTGCTCGGGTTTGGTTCTATTGATGCAGGGCGGATTTTTAATCTTAGAATCCGGTCTCACTCGGGCAAAGAATTCGATCAACGTTGCGATCAAAAACATCGCCGACTTCGGAATCGCAACGGTCCTCTTTTGGTTCATAGGATTCGGTCTGATGTTCGGAAATTCCTGGAAAGGAATCGTGGGAACATCCTGGTATCTTCCTGTGTTTCCTCCGGACGACGTTTGGAGCCCGGCATTCTTTCTGTTTCAATTGGTTTTTTGCGGAACAGCCGCGACGATCGTTTCCGGTGCGATCGCCGAACGATTGAAATTCGTTTCTTACGTCATATCGACCATACTCATTTCCGGTTTTATCTATCCGATCGCGGGACATTGGGTCTGGGCTGGATTGTATCAATCCGAAACCCACGGATGGTTATCCGTATTAGGTTTTCGTGATTTTGCCGGATCGTCCGTCGTTCACAGCGTCGGTGGTTGGGTTGCTCTCGCGTTTTTGCTCGTGGTCGGTCCGCGCGCCGGAAGATTCGTGGAAGGAGAAGCACCGCGAAAAGTGACGGGAAGCAATCTCCCCTTAGCAATGTTAGGCGGAATTATTCTTTGGGTCGGCTGGTTCGGATTCAACGGAGGAAGCACGCTCGCTTTCGACCGTCACGTTCCCACGGTTTTACTGAATACGGTTCTCGCTTCGGGAGCCGCGATGTTTTCCGGTTTGTTTATCGGATGGTTCCGTAAAGGATATCCGGATGCGGTTCTCCCGTTAAACGGATCTCTCGGAGGACTCGTGGCGATCACCGCCTGTGCGAACGTTGTGAACGCTGTGGAAGCGGGAGTCATCGGACTTTTTGCGGGGATGCTCGTTTCCCCCATCGAAGATATATTAGAAAAACTGAAAATTGACGACGCGGTCGGCGCGGTTCCGGTTCACTTAGGAATGGGAATTTTCGGAACGCTCTGTGTGGGGGTTTTCGGAAATCTCCAGATCCTCAACTCGGGTCTGACTCGATGGGGGCAAATTCAGATTCAATTGGTGGGAATCGTATCGATCGGAGCGTTCGCATTCGGAACTTCTTATATTCTTTTTTCGATCATCAATCGATTCTTTAAACTCAGAGTGGATCCGGAGGAAGAATACCAGGGACTCAACATCTCCGAACACAAGGCGACCACCGAACTCATCGATCTCTTTTTAGTAATGGAACATCAGAAACGGACCGGAGATTTGAGTTACGACGTACCGGTAGAACCGTTTACCGAAGTCGGTCAGATCGCGAACCGTTACAATCAGGTTCTCGGAACCGTCCGAAACACTTTGGAAGAAAACGAAAGAGCTAGGAAGGAATTGGCAAAGGCTTACGCGAAAGTTCAGAAGGAACAGGAAAGAGCCGAGAAGTTATTGTTAAACGTATTGCCGAAACCGATCGCCGATAAACTCAAAAAGGACAGTTCCGTAATCGCGCAGAGTTTTAACGAGGCGACGATCCTTTTCGCGGATATCGTGGGTTTTACCGAAATAGCGGGAAAATTCCACCCCGAAAAGGTGGTGCGGATTTTAAACAAGGTATTTTCCGCCTTCGATCTGATGGCGGAAAAATACGGATTGGAAAAGATCAAAACGATCGGAGACGCCTACATGGTCGTGGGCGGACTTCCTCAGCCGAGGCAGAATCATACATTAGCGATCGCTCATATGGCTTGGGAAATGATGGATCTATTGAAACGATTCCGAATCCGAGAAGGAAATCTTAAATTGGATATGAGGATCGGAATCAACACAGGGCCGGTCGTAGCCGGAGTGATCGGAACCAAAAAATTCATCTATGACATTTGGGGAGACGCGGTCAACGTAGCGAGCAGAATGGAATCGCACGGACTCAGCGGACAAATCCAAGTCACTCCGTCGACTGCGAATCTGATTTCTGAAGAATTCTCGATGGAGAAAAGAGAAGACGTCGAAATCAAAGGAAAAGGAAAAGTCGATACGTTCATCCTGACCGAGCGAAAAAAATCCCCCTCCGAGGAATTATTCTTCGGATTTAGAACATAA
- a CDS encoding SDR family NAD(P)-dependent oxidoreductase — protein sequence MKYEVALITGASGGLGREFSKQLAERGTNLILTDISAASLKALQSELEKKYKIKVEAVAADLFSEEGREKIVSYITRKKIKPDLLVNNAGLGYIGDFATEPESSFLTTIRVNVEGLVHLTRKILPLFLEQGKGRILNLASSASFQPVPYFTIYAASKVFVVYFTEGLSRELIGSGVTVHAVCPGPIRTPFFSKAFPAGFRTPEFIWLTPENVVRTALTGMDKNRTIIVVGLVNKIQKFLASLLPIGFSAWLGSLLFSVGKGRKN from the coding sequence ATGAAATACGAAGTCGCTTTAATTACGGGCGCCTCCGGCGGACTCGGAAGAGAGTTTTCAAAACAACTCGCAGAACGGGGAACGAACCTGATTCTAACCGATATTTCCGCCGCTTCACTCAAAGCTCTACAAAGTGAATTGGAGAAAAAATACAAGATCAAAGTGGAAGCGGTAGCCGCGGACCTTTTCAGCGAGGAAGGAAGAGAAAAGATCGTTTCCTATATAACCCGCAAAAAAATAAAACCGGATCTTCTCGTGAATAACGCGGGACTCGGATATATCGGAGATTTTGCAACCGAACCGGAATCGAGCTTTTTGACTACGATTCGAGTGAATGTAGAAGGACTCGTGCATCTTACTCGGAAAATTCTTCCTCTTTTTTTGGAACAGGGTAAGGGAAGAATTCTAAACTTAGCCTCGAGCGCTTCGTTTCAACCCGTTCCGTATTTTACGATTTACGCCGCATCCAAAGTGTTTGTCGTATATTTCACGGAAGGGCTGAGCCGGGAACTTATTGGAAGCGGAGTCACTGTACATGCGGTTTGTCCGGGGCCGATTCGAACTCCATTTTTTTCCAAAGCATTTCCGGCCGGGTTTCGAACGCCCGAGTTTATATGGCTCACGCCGGAAAATGTCGTAAGAACCGCTCTTACTGGAATGGACAAGAATCGAACGATAATCGTTGTAGGATTGGTCAATAAAATTCAAAAATTCTTAGCCTCGCTTCTGCCGATCGGATTTTCAGCTTGGTTGGGTTCTTTGTTGTTTTCCGTCGGAAAGGGTAGAAAGAATTAG
- a CDS encoding cyclic nucleotide-binding domain-containing protein, producing MPPESPNLLNHIQPIDYSKGQIIFRQGDQSKDQMFFISKGSVVLSETVDHKERAICRISENNFFGEMALLTGGKRTASAIAASDGTRLISLDSSIIENMIHKNPKFMFRLLLTAASRHYREELNFTKLSSFIKIDPSDLEFANDYETCRIHNLGVITKIYGHLSNYYSPGKYVFHSGEPASEKLWFVLQGKLVLSKVAKDGTESEIRDYHPGDLLDLSSLIGSNPRVFSVKAVDDVAVITSIDRNLLYRVLTLNSKLFFNVFKTIVYDFTILNHCFKLSKEAQANLGNAPSEAVAAVAQEAVSEEVNGEGLDKLAEQASNASDAELQTAASDPEPETANS from the coding sequence ATGCCACCTGAATCACCGAACTTACTCAATCACATTCAACCGATCGATTATTCAAAAGGCCAGATTATCTTTCGTCAGGGAGATCAATCCAAGGATCAGATGTTTTTTATCTCCAAAGGTTCCGTCGTTCTTTCCGAAACCGTGGATCACAAAGAGCGTGCGATTTGCCGCATCAGCGAGAATAATTTTTTCGGGGAAATGGCGCTATTGACCGGAGGAAAAAGAACCGCCTCCGCAATCGCGGCATCCGACGGAACTCGTTTGATTTCCTTGGACAGCAGCATCATCGAGAATATGATTCACAAAAATCCCAAGTTTATGTTTCGGCTTTTATTAACCGCCGCAAGCAGGCATTATAGGGAAGAATTGAATTTCACGAAACTTAGTTCTTTTATTAAGATCGATCCGTCTGATTTGGAATTTGCGAACGATTATGAAACATGCAGAATTCATAATTTAGGAGTTATTACGAAAATTTACGGACATCTCAGCAATTATTATTCTCCCGGAAAATACGTTTTTCATTCGGGAGAACCCGCGTCCGAAAAACTTTGGTTCGTTTTGCAAGGAAAGCTGGTGTTAAGCAAGGTGGCAAAAGACGGGACCGAATCCGAAATCCGCGATTATCACCCCGGAGATCTTCTCGATCTTTCGTCTTTGATCGGTTCCAATCCGAGAGTTTTTTCCGTAAAAGCGGTGGACGACGTCGCCGTGATCACTTCGATCGATCGAAATCTTTTGTATCGAGTTCTTACCTTAAATTCGAAACTTTTCTTCAACGTCTTTAAGACGATCGTCTATGACTTTACGATTTTGAATCACTGTTTCAAGCTCAGTAAAGAAGCCCAAGCGAATCTTGGGAACGCACCATCCGAAGCCGTGGCCGCCGTAGCGCAGGAAGCGGTAAGCGAAGAAGTCAACGGAGAAGGATTGGACAAATTAGCGGAGCAGGCATCGAACGCGAGCGACGCGGAGTTGCAGACCGCGGCTTCCGATCCGGAACCGGAAACCGCAAATTCATAA